Proteins encoded in a region of the Orcinus orca chromosome 8, mOrcOrc1.1, whole genome shotgun sequence genome:
- the TAF1D gene encoding LOW QUALITY PROTEIN: TATA box-binding protein-associated factor RNA polymerase I subunit D (The sequence of the model RefSeq protein was modified relative to this genomic sequence to represent the inferred CDS: deleted 2 bases in 1 codon) has protein sequence MDSINYATASDSAVEIENQSDNSSSGSSLFKTQCVPIPPKRRQRNPIRKSVHTPESTQARDSSSDSSIEPRPLTLKAIFERFKKKKRKKRKYKPTGRSRGRPKGRRNTRSSQINKKQFKDKGSGFPFLESENGRKPLPWRKILTFEQAVARGFFNYLEKLKYEYHLKESLKQMNVGEDLEKEDFDSRRYRYLDDDGSISPIEESAAEEEIATNLEHDECDIKLVEDNYFIISSEIPKKKNVYLEQEEYTEEAALPKKRASKSKKHDRGQNGLKIDRIMTTRQGVNMI, from the exons ATGGATTCTATCAACTATGCAACGGCATCTGACTCAGCTGTGGAAATTGAGAATCAAAG TGATAACTCTTCCTCTGGTAGCAGCTTATTTAAAACTCAGTGTGTTCCTATCCCACCTAAAAGAAGGCAAAGAAACCCTATTAGAAAATCTGTTCACACACCTGAAAGTACTCAAGCAAGAGATTCATCTAGTGACTCATCTATAGAGCCAAGACCATTGACTTTAAAAGCTATTTTTGAaagattcaaaaaaaagaaacgtAAAAAGAGGAAATACAAGCCAACGGGAAGATCAAGGGGAAGAccaaaaggaaggagaaacacTAGAAGctcacaaataaataagaaacaatttAAAGACAAAGGATCTGGCTTCCCATTTTTAGAatcagaaaatggaagaaaaccaTTACCTTGGAGAAAAATTTTAACCTTTGAG CAAGCAGTGGCAAGAGGATTTTTTAACTACCTTGAAAAACTGAAGTATGAATACCATCTTAAGGAATCCTTGAAACAAATGAACGTTGGTGAAGATTTAGAAAAGGAAGACTTTGATAGTCGTAGATACAGATACTTGGATGATGATGGATCTATCTCTCCTATTGAAGAGTCAGC AGCAGAGGAGGAGATTGCAACAAATCTTGAACACGATGAATGTGATATTAAATTGGTG GAGgataattatttcataataagTTCTGAAATACCAaagaagaagaatgtatatttggAACAAGAGGAATATACTGAAGAAGCTGCATTGCCTAAAAAGAGAGCATCAAAATCCAAAAAACAC GACAGAGGACAGAATGGCCTGAAAATAGATAGGATTATGACTACCAGACAAG GAGTGAATATGATTTGA